The Streptomyces sp. TG1A-8 nucleotide sequence GTAGGCGCCGAACACGCCGATCTGACAGTTGTCGATCTTTCCTGAGGTGCCGGTGTACTGCCGACTGACCCCGGCTGAGGTGGTGCCCTTCTTGATGAATCCCGTGTCGTCGATGATCAGCACACCGCCCGGTCCGAGCCGTTCGGCGACGTAGGCACGGACGTCGTCACGCAGGGCGTCCGCGTCCCAGACACTGCTGTTCAGCAGCCGCTGAAAGCCGTCCGGAGTGCGGTGACCTGCCCATTCCGCAAGCTGCCAGCCGTTCTTGCGTGTCGCCCGCCCCAGCAGACCACGGACGTAGTCCCGCATCCGCCACCGCAGATCCGCCCGAGTGAACCTGCCCGCCACCCGAGCGAACACCAACTCCAACTCGCCGGCCCAGCAAGCGGCTTCACTCATCCCCTCCATACCAGGACAACGACAACCACCAGCTCAGGACACGAACCGCTGCTGGAGTAGTAGGTGGGGTGGGAGGCGTTGCGGGTGAAGCGGCGCAGGATCGCCTCGGTGGACGCGGTCCGCGTGCGGATCGCGGTGGCGTACTTGATCATCTGGTCGTACTGCTGGCCGATCAGCTCCCAGCGGATCGGGCGGGTCAGCGCCGGCGTGAGCTCCGGGTAGGCGTCCGGCTCACCGGCCAGTGGCCGATACAGCTTCACCTTGTTGATCCGCTTGATGCGCGGCAGCAGATCGAAGTTCAGCAGCCTCGTGATGCCGAACCCGATTTCCGACTGGCCATGCGAATCCGTGTAGTTGGCCTCGACGTCCATGGTGGTGCCGTGCCGCATCGCGCCCTCGACCATCGCGGCGGCCTCGGAGGCGGTGCAGTTGATCAGCTGGGAGTGGATGGCCAGGGACTTCTTCTCCACGTGCCAGTAGATGAGCACCCCACGACCGCCGTAGCGCGAGTGCCACTCGGTGAACAGGTTCTGGTCGTAGGCCCGCACGTGCGTGGAGTCGGAGGCCACCGCGGTCGAGCCCTGCCCCCACAACTCGGTGCTGCGGGCGGCGAAGGTGGCGTTCGCGATCTCGATGGCAATCTGCCGGGCCGTCTCCGGGGTCAGGTACCGGCGGCGCACGTAGCGCAGTTCGTCCTCGGTATGGCCGTGGCCGCCGGAGGCGACGGCCTTGATCCCGGTGTTGGTTCCGTAGGCGTAGATCACCAACAGCAGGCGCTCGGCCAGCACCTCCGCCGAGAGAGAGCCGCCGCCGGAGACCGAGGTGACCGCGTCCAGGCAGCCCGTGCGCAGGACGGCCTCCTTGAGCATGCCGATGAGCGGCACGATGCCCCACCGGCGCTGTACCTCGCCCTTGATCCTGCGCAGGTTCTTCGGCTCGGGCTGGGCCTCGGCCGGGGTCAGCCGGATCGCCCCGGACTTCCGCTCGGCGATGTCCGGCCCTCGGGGAGTATCCGAACGGAAATTAGCGGTAGCGGCTGACGCCGTGCCGCGTCACTGAGCGGGTTCCGCTGCCGCCGTGCGCGGGCCGGGGAGTTCCCAGGCCTGGAGGGCGGCGAAGTCGGCATGGGCTTGTTCGACGGCTTCGGGGTATGTCTCGCGCTTGGCGTGCTCGGCGAGCGCCCGGTAGATGCTCGCGACCGAGGGGTTCTGTCCCTTGCGCTTGCCGGTGGGGATGATCAGGTCGAGCTGGATCTGCTCGACGGACTCGCCGCCCGCCCGGCGCCGCAGCACGGTGTGCAGCATGTCCTCGGTGATGACCGGCGGCCGGCCGCCGTGCTTGCCCTTGCGGGCCGCGGTGTCGAGCCCTTCCAGCGTCGACTCCCGGATGTTCTCCCGCTCGGTCTCCGCCATCGCCGCGAAGAACGCGAACAGCAGCTTGCCCGGCCCGGTGGGGTCGTAGATGCCGGGCAGGGGCCCGGCGAGCATCTCCAGCACCAGGCCGTGGGCGGTGAGGTGGTCGGCGAGTACGGTGAGCTCGGCGGCGTCGCGGCCGAGCCGCTTCATCTCGTACACGGTGAAGATGACCCGGCAGTGCGGGGCGTGCGCCTTGACCTCCCGCGCGGTCCGAAGCGCCTCCTCGAACTTCGGGCGGACCCGCACCCGGGCGCTGATCTTCTCGGCGAAGATCTTGTCGCGGGGGATGCCGTGCTTGCTGAGCGCGTCCAACTGCGAGTTGAGTTCCTGCCCGAGGGTCGAACACCGCGCGTACCCGATGCGGATGTCCGCGCTCGGTAGGTCCGGGTCGACCGGCGCTGGCGGCGGGCTAGACGGCCGCCACGGCCGACCCGGCCCGCGGTCCGCCGGGGTCGGCACCCGCAGCGCCTTCTTGAGCCGGAGCACCTTCGTGAAGCGGCGGGTGTGATAAGCGGAGGCGACCGCGCCGCCGCGCGAGCGGCACGGTGAGCCGGGCTGAGCGTCGCACTTCGGACAGGCGTGCTGTTCGACATCGTCCGCGTCCGAGCGGTCATTCGAGGAGGGCTGCTGAGGGTCCGTCATGGGCCCGGATTTTCGCACAATGCAAGTCTCAGAAGGGGGCCCGTCCCGCTTTTGAGTGAGAACGGGTTCTGTGAGCGAATCCGGCATCGGCGGGGGCCCGGCGAGCGATTGTCGATCTTGCTCGCGCAAAGGACCGTTTGTGCGAAGTCGAGTTCGTGATCATCAGTGTGGGTCGTCTCCGTAGACTTGGCCGCCGAACAAAGGAGCGCGGCGAATGACGTATGACCTCAAGGTGATCACCCGTGAAGAGCATCTGGCCTTCGTCATGGCCCAGCCTTCGGTAAGTCACACGCAGGTGCCCTCTTGGGGGGAGGTGAAGCCGGACTGGCGGGCCGAGAGTCTGGGCTGGTTCGACGAGGAGGACCGCCTCGTGGGGGCCGGGCTGGTGCTGTTGCGGCCGCTGCCGAAGACGAAGCGGTACCTCGCCTACTTGCCTGAGGGACCGGTGATCGAGTGGGCAGCGCCGGACATCGAGCAGTGGCTGAAGCCTATGCTCGCCCACTTGAAGGAGCAGGGCGCCTTCTCGGTGAAGATGGGGCCGCCTGTCGTGGCTCGCCGGTGGAGTGCTGAGGCGGTCAAGGCCGCGATCGCGGACCCGCAAGCCCGGCGGCTGCGGGACGCGGAGGCCACCGCGCATGAGCCGCGTGCTTTCGACCTTGCCGACCGGCTGCGCCGGATGGGCTGGCAGCAGACCGAGCCCGGCGGCGAGGACGGCTTCGCCGCGGGCCAGCCCCAGTATGCGTTTCAGGTCCCCTTTGCAGGCCGGTCCCTAGAGGAGATCAGGCGGGGCCTCAACCAGCAGTGGCGTCGCAACATCAAGAAGGCGGAGAAGGCCGGTGTCAAGGTTGTCCAGGGTAGATACGAGGACCTGACCGTCTTCCACGCGATCTACACCGAGACTGCCGAGCGCGACCGATTCATCCCTCGTCCGCTGGGCTACTTCCAGCGGATGTGGAACGCGCTGAGGGCCGAGCACCCCGACCGCATGCGTCTCTACCTCGCCTCCCACGAGGGCGAGGTGCTCGCGGCCGCCACGATGATCACTGTTGGCGAGCACGTCTGGTACTCCTACGGCGCCTCCACCAGCCGTAAGCGCGAGGTTCAGCCGAACAACGCCATCCAGTGGCAGATGATGTGCGACGCGCATGAACTCGGTGCCGGCGTCTACGACTTCCGCGGTATCACGGACACCCTGGAGGAGAGCAACCACCTGCTGGGACTGCTCCGCTTCAAGGTGGGCAGCGGAGGCGAGGCGATCGAGTACCTCGGCGAGTGGGACTACCCGCTCAACAAGGTCCTGCACAAGGCCCTGGATCTCTACATGTCACGTCGTTAGGTTCTGTCCTTCGGTCCGGGGCCGGGACAGCTCTTGTCGGAGGGCTCCGCCCTCGTCAGGGGCGGGTTCCACACCAGACTGGATCCCCCACGTCGACGAGGTCGGACTGCTGGTCCGGATTGGCGAAGCCCTCGATGCGCTTCCCGAAGGGGCGGTCCGGAGCCATCGCAACTGGCTCCGGACCGCCCTTCGACTGTACGGGCCTTGCGCTACTCGTCCTCGCTGTCTCCGGTCTCGTCGCCGCTGTGCGGGTCGCGTAGCGGCCGCAGGCCTGGTGCTGACGGTCGGGTGAAGGCGTAACGGCCCAGGAAGTTGATGTGGTCGAACTGGAGCGGGGAGAGCCGGGCGAGCAGGTCATCGGTGACGGGGAAGCCGTCGGCGGCCAGCTGCTTGACGGCGGCGTCGATGTAGAGGCTGTTGAACAGCACCACCGCGTTCAGGGCCAGGCCGAGTGCGCCGAGCTGGTCCTCCATGCCTTCGCGGTAGTGCTGGCGCAGTTCGCCGCGCTGTCCGAAGAAAATCTTGCGGACGAGGCGGTGGCGGGCCTCGGTGACGTTGAGCTGGGCGCCGATCATCCGCCGGTATCCCTCGTCGGAGACGAACTGGAGCAGGTGCAGGGTCTTGAAGATCCGTCCGTAATGGGCGAACGCGTCGCCCAGGCCAGTCGGCTTGCCGTCCCGGGAGAGCATGCGGATCAGGTCGTGGCCCCGGACCTCGCCCAGGGTCAGAGAGCCCGCCACACGAAGCATATCGCCCCAGTGGGCGCGGATCCGGTCCAGGCGGATGATGTGGTTCGAGGCTGGCTGGAGCGGCCCGTAGTCGGCGGCGGTGTTGGTCCGCCATAGCCGGGCGTCGGAGATGTCGGCGATTCTCGGCGAGAACTGGTAGCCGCAGATCGCGAACAGGCCGAAGACGATGTCGGAGTACGACGCGGTGTCGGTGATGACGGTCTCCGGCTTCGGTCCGCCGTCGCGGGCGTGGATGGCGTCCAGGATGAACAGCGAGTCGCGCAGCGTGCCCGGCACGACCACTCCGCCCAGCCCCATCACCTGGTCGTTGACTACGTTCAGCCAGGTGGCGCCCTTGTGCCGCAGGCCGAAGTAGCGGGGATTCGAGCCCGCGTAGAGCGTCTGCACGGGGACGGTGAACCGGACGCCGTCGGCGGAGGCGACCAGGCCGCCGCCCCACGCCCTCACGACGTCAATTTTTACCTGTGCCTCGATGAACAAGCCGTTGGCCGCCGAGATGTTCTCCGCCCGGAAGTAGCCCTGGTCGACCTGGACCAGGCGGCCTCGTGTGAGCGCCGGGACGTCCGGCTTCATGACCGGTGTCATCCCGACGTTGCACGCCTCGCTCAGCAGCACCGCGCACAGGCTGGTGGTGAAGCCTTCCATGCTGGAGTCGGCACCGGAGATGTGCGTGAACGCGTCCGCCATCCCAGTCAGCTCGGCAACCTCCAGCAGCAGCTCGGGGAAGTCGACCTTCGGCAGCATGCCGTTGACCAGCTGCCGGAACGGCGGCATGAGCTTGGGCTCCTCGGCCTTGCCGAGCTTGGCCAGCTTCAGCTTCCCGCCAACGACTTCCAGCGCGGTGTTGCCCGGCAGCCCGGTGGCGATCTGGACGTACGCGGCATGCAGGGCGGAGGCGAGTTCCGCGAGGTGTCCGGCCGGTTCGCTCTCCAGTCCGAGCGCGGTAAGCACCTTGGGCTCGGCGGCCGCCCACTTCTCCCCGGCCAGCAGCTTGGCGCGGGGGTTGCCCCAGCGGTCGCCGTCCTTGGCGAACACGTCCCGCCGGCGCAGGGAGCGGTGCAGGTGCTCCAGGACACAGAACGAGTACGCGGCCTTGTCGACCACGCCTTGCGGCAGATTGGGATTGGCGAACACCAGCCGCCGCCACGAGCCCGTCACCAGCTCCGTGGAGACCTCCTCAGCGCCCACCTTCTTGCGGCCGATCAGGCCCGGCAGCTGCTTGAGGGCCTTCACGACCGGGGCGCCGGCCTCAACCGCGCCGAAATCAATGACCTCGACCAGGAGGCGGATGAAGCCGCGCACGGTGCCGTAGCGGACAATCAGCTCAGCCCGCCACTCCGCGTCGTCGTCCCCGTCGGTGTCCGGGACCACCGCGGCGATCGTGGCGAGCGCGTCGGCCAGCTGCTCGCGTGGCACGACCTGCTCGATCGCCGACCACGCATCGACGACGGAGACGAGTTCGCCGGTGTCGGTCGCGGGCGGTGTCGTCATCAGCACGTCGACAGCCGCGGCGACCTTCTTCGCGGCCTTGCGCAACTGAGGAAGGGCCCTGAGCTTGGCGTCGTTTCCCATGCGCTCGGCCTTCGCGAGCAGTCTGGTGGCCATCAGCGCGTGCAGCAGGTCGAGCGCGTCGTCGACCGTCGCGGTCTCCAAGTGCCGCACGGTCGCCAGCAGAGTGGCGGTCTGCCGGGTGACCTCCAAGCGTTTGAGCGTCGGCTCCTTCGAGGTCAGCCCGTAGCGGGCCAGCCCGGTCATCCGAGCGGCCGGTACCCGCCCGGCGTCGACTGCGCCGGCCCCCAAGCCCCGCACCTCACGGGCTCGGTCCAGGGCCAGCTGCATGGCCTTGCCCGACACCTTCATCGGCCCCAGCCGCAACCGCTCCAGCTCCGACACCCGCTTCTTCTCGGGCACTTCGAGCAACCTGGCCATCTCGGTGCGCAGGTCGTACGGCACCGCCTCGTACAGCGCGGCGTGCAGCCGGTCGTTCTCCTCCTGGCGGACCGCAGCCACCATCCGGGCCAGCGTCGTAACCCCGGGCAGCAGCACCCGGTTGTTGACCAACCACACCACCGCCCGGTCGAACAACGCGCGCGGCCCCTCCAGCGACGACCACACCCGCGCCGCCAGGAACTCCCGCAGCTCCTCCTCGCCCGCAGCGAAGTCCCGATACCCGTACTCGTCGCGGATCTCCCACGCGTGCTCGTACGCCGTCTGCGAGCGCGTCCCGTACTCGGCGAAGTGCGCGTCATCGATACCGAGCTGCTCGGCGACGAACCGCACCACAGAGGCCGGGACCGCTGTGGGATCCTCAGTCAGGAAGGTACCGAGCATCCGCACCGTGCCCCACTGCACCGCCCATCCCAACCGCGTCGCCGGACGGCGCTTCACCCGCGCCAGACCCAGGGCCCTGGTGTCCAGGCGGAAGAACTGTTCCAGCTCGCCGGGCGACAGCTCCATGGCGAACCGCCCATAGCGGGCTTCTTGCTCGGCAGACAGGTACTCAACAGGCATGCCGAGGACCGTAGAGCCCGCTGACCAGGCGAAACGGGCCTGTCACCGAACCGGAATCAAGATCGCCCTGCTACCGCTAATTTCCGTTCGGATACTCCCCGAGGGCCTTGCCCGCTGCCAGCCCCTCGACGCCGCTCAGGGCACCCCGGCGGTCCCGGCACAGCGCAAGGCCCGCCGCGAGTACGAGAACCGCGTCACCACTCTCGGAACTCCGGCCTGACCAAGATCACCGGCTTAGCGTTAACCGCTGTACCGATGTTCCCCGAGGCCGAACTCTGCATCAGAGGATGAGATCACCGAGGATCTGTTGTTGCCGCTCTTTCGACAACTAGGGTTCCAGCGCATCACCGCAGCAGGGCACCGCGACAAGGCCTTGGAGTACGGCAAGGGCGTGTGGATGAAATACATCCTTCCCACCACTCACGTCCTATACTTCGGGATTCAGGTGAAGAAGGGAAAGCTCGACGCGTCAGGCGTCAGCAGGAGTGGAAATGCCAATGTGGCCGAGATCTTGAACCAGGTCACCATGATGATCGGTCACGAGATCTTCGACCCCGAAATCGGCAAGCGCGTACTAGTAGATCACGCCTACATCATCGCTGGTGGAGAGATTACTAAGGCCGCGCGAAACTGGCTCGGCAACGCGCTTGATGCTTCTCAGCGAAGGTCTGTGATCTTCATGGATAGGGACGACATCTTGAACTTGTATGTCGTCAACGGGCAGGCCGTACCGGAGTTGCGCAGCAGGCGCCGCGCCCCGTCGTCATCCACTCCGCCGTTCTGAGTCTGCCCCGACAGCCAAGCGGCAACCCGCACAGCTCGCTGCGCTGACGTCGCCGCACCCTCTCACGGAAGACTTGGCCCGGAGATACAACCAGGCCTGACAGTTCTCAATCGCTCAGGAGAGGATCTCGCCGACTCGCAGATAGCAGTGCCCCATCTCACTAGCGTGATTACGTGTTTCGGGCGATTACCTAGTCAGCTGGAGCGGTGATTGCGCAGTCGCTGCCGAAGCGCAACGAGGGCCTTGTGGACTGGAGCTGTTGCCTCGGCATCGCGCCCGTAGACCCTCACCATGTCGTCGTACAACTGCGCCAACGCACGTGCGGCCTCATCCAGGCGCTCAACCGCCAGAAGCAGCAATGCCACATGCTGGCGTATCTCAAGCACCACGTGATCGGTGTCGCCACGTGTCGGCTGCAGGTCGTCCCGAACGTCCTGGAACCGCTCCAGCGCCGCCTCCTGCTCTCCTCGCGCTGCCAGACATTGGGCTGCGCGAATGCGGCAGTGGAGCGCAGGCTGGTCAATCGTGCGGCCGAGTTCCTGGGCCACGCTCTCGTACTGCGCGAAGGCCTCAAGAACCCGCCCTGCATCATACAGGGCGTCAGCTCTGCGGACTCGTTCGCCAACTCCCCCGTTGGCTCCGCCGGTCTCGTGTCCCCCGCGTGGTGGAGAGGCCGAAAACGCGTCGACACGCAGGCCGGGAGGCAAGGACCGTACCGGCTCAATCAAGGGCGGAAAGCCCGGGTCCTCTAGGTGGGCGAAGCCGGCGGGTGGCAGGACCTCGGCCAGTTGCTTGAGCACCTCCTCCACACTCGGCCGCCCATCAGCGTGTTTCGTCAGCATCGCCGACGCCAGGCTGCACAGCCTCGGATCGACGTCCGGCCGGAGCTCGCGAAGCGAGGGTGGGTCCTCGTGTACGTGCGCATACAGCAGATACACCGGCTCACCGACGAAGGGCGTTATGCCAGCGATCAATTCATGAAGCAGCACACCGAGTCCGTACACGTCGGTGCGAACGCTGCCAGGCGTCCCCAGGGCCTGCTCGGGAGACATGTATGCCGGAGTTCCTAGAGGCTGATTCCCCCTGGTGATGCGGGGAGCGTTGGGGCCTAGGTCGCGGGCCAGCCCAAGGTCGAGAAGTATGACCTTGCCGTCGACGCCCAGCGTGATGTTGTCGGGTTTGATATCGCGGTGGATGATCGAGAACTGGTGAAGGTGCTCGACCGTCACACACAGATGCGTCATCAGGCAGGCGATCCACTGGTCTGACGGCCGACGTGAAAACTTCATGACCTTGGTCAAGCTCGTCCCTTGCACCAGTTCCATGACGATGTACGCGTCCCCGGTGGTCTCGTCAAAGCCAGCGTCGTACACCCGGGCAAGTCCGGAGCACGAGAACCGTGCGCCAATCTGCGCTTCACGCTGGAAACGCGCCACCATCTGCTCGGCATCGGACCGGTCTTCTAACAGGTCCTGACGGATCAGCTTGACGGCGACATCGCGTTCCAACGTGCTGTCTCGTGCGAGGAGGACCAGCCCCATCCCCCCGCGGCCGAGCGTAGAGCGCAGCTCGTACCGTTTGCCGATAGTCCGTCGCTCATACACCAGAGGCGCCGTCCTGCCGCGCCGCCTCCTGAGTACCACCCGCAGCCGTGCCGTTGGACTCCCGCTGCCAGATTTCCTCAGCCAGCTCCGCCAGCGTCTGGCCGCTAGGCAGCGTCCAGCGGGCTGCTCCGTTCACGGCCACGGGTGCCTCGTTCCACCCACTCTCGCGCCACATGTGCATGATCAATCCGGACGGGGAGTACTGCCGCCCATCAGCACGCCACTGCAACGGCCTCTTGACATCATTAGACCAAACAGCCATGAACCGGTCTGGGTCGGCGTTCAGCCAATCACCAATGCTCTGCTCTTCCCGTGAGGTAGGGGAGTACATCAAGAGAGTTCCGTCCGGCAGCCGGTCATGGCTGACCAGAAGGCGGACCGAATTGGGTTTCCGTTCGCTTCGCCCCACGAGGACATCTCGCGGTTCCAGTGCCGGCGGCCTCCAGGCCGGGTCGGCCAGGTCAGCCAGAACATCTGTGACCAAGCGGGCAGCCGCGGCTGCGTCGTGAAAGAGCGGGGCCACCAGGGTCCGGTCACCGAATTCGCATTCAATGTGGGCAACGAGGCTCGAGACGACATCAGGCACGACGGCTCGGGCCTGCGACAGTGCCGTAGCCCAGTCCGCATCAGGGACGTCGATGTCGCTGAGGTCTGCGTGCTGAAACACAATGTGCGCGATAAGCAGCCGCCCGGCATCAGCGATTCTCGCGCCACGGCCGACGAGACGGGAATGCAGTGCGCCGAGGGATTCCTGCACGGTGCGTAGCAGTTGGACAGAGCGCCAAATCTGCAGCGCCGAGGGCTGGGTGCCAAACAGCCTCGTGTAGGGAGCGTGCGGGCCATCCTCCCAAAGGGCATCCCCGCGACCGGCGAGCACCGCCAATGCCGAATCGGCGTAGGAGCAGGCCAGGGCCGTAGCAGCCTCCTCGACCGAACAGCCCTCCTCCGGCCCGGGAAGCAACGCCCCGCGCTTCACGACATATTCCTTGCCGAGCGACAGTCTGAAGTCATCGCGGATCTGCGTCTGAACCGGGTCGAGGGCAATGAAGTCGCGGCGTAGCGCCTCGTTCTGCGTGTTCACCGCCCGTGTCAGCTCACGGGCCAGGCCCTCAGGCGCATCATCAAGGCAAATGATCCGCACCATGACCGTGGCATCCTTCACGGTCGCAGGATCTTCGCGAAAGGCCCTGTACACGGCGGCTGTCGTCTGCGCGCCGTTGACGATGGAAGCACCGCTTAGAACCAGACGGGCCGGGGCGCCGTGTTGCCGTTGATCGAAGAACTCAGTGCGCACAGAGTCACACAAGACGGTGATTCCATTGTTGAAGTACGAGAAGTATTCCGGCTGTTTCCGGAGAGTAGAGTCCAGGCCAAGATTCACAGCGGTGTCGCCCAGCGGGTGGCGCATGTTCCGAGCAAAGAGAGCGGCGCCCTGTTCCTGGTACCAGCGCGCGACCTCCTGAGCAGAGACCACCCCGTGGTACGCCGAGTGCGGGAGAGATTGGTGGAACCAACCTCGCGAGAACGTGGCCGTGAGTTCGACAGCGGGGTCCTCCAGATCACTCAGAGCTGCGGCGTGGAAGTCCGCTGCGGAGAGCACCCGCAGGTCCGCTATCGGACCGAAGCGGTTGATCTCAGCCAGCTCCGAATTGATCGCGGCGAGGAGCCGGTGGCTGGATTCCGCTGTCCCCATGACGGCCAGGACCAGATGGACCCCGGCATTCGGCGAGGCGAGGACCTCTTCAATCGCCGCTACATGTGGCTGGAGTTGCTGGTTGAAACGCTCGAAGCCGCGCCCTTCGAGGATCCGAAACCCGCGCAGGAGTTTGGTAGCCGACTCGCTGTCAGCTCGTGCCGCAGCGCTGTCGCTCCACTTGGCCTGGATCAGCCACAGCTCACCCGTGGCACTGGAAGTCGCCACTGCGTCGATGCCGAGGTCGTCGAACCCGTCAATCACGGATGCGGCGGCTTGCTGGAAGGTGCACCCCGTCAGCATCCGGGCCGCCATAGCAGCCAACGCCCGCGCCTGAAATGCACGATCGCGCTGCGGATGACCGACGGCCTCCACATCGTCCATATTGATGAGATCGCCGAATTTACGGGCAAGCATTGCACTGATATGGCGGGCCGCCAACGCCCCGCTGCCGCTCGCTCGCGCCATACCGCCCTACCCCGCCTCGCTACTGCAATCGGTCGAAGCAGTATAGATGGGACCGTCGGGCGCGTGCGGTGGTCGAGCTCCACTCAGGGGGCCCATCCCCCCTTCCCGAGACCTCGGAAGGCAGGAAGGGCCGGCTCTCGGTCTACCAGTCGCGCACATGACTGCCAGCCACTACCCCTTTGAGGCAGGGGGATCTGTTACCCGGAGTGATCCTTCTCGATGAACGCACTCCCTCCGCCAACCGACGCACGCCGTCTCGTCGCAGCAGCGTGGACAGCCTCGTCAGGCGCCCCAGACATGTCCGCACCCGCATAAGCCAGGTAGATCGTCCCGACGTGCCCCACGGCGACGACCGCCCCCGAGGCGTCCGTACGCGGCACGGGATCGGCGAACGAGACGACCCCGCGCACGCCCCGGGCGAGGAGCGCGTCGAAGCACCGGGCGAGGAACCAGCTCTCCGCGTTCGCCGGGCACTCGTCGAGGAGCACGAACCGCGAGCACTCCAGCGACTCCACGTACGGCTCCTTCTGCGCACCGATAGACATGAATCTCGCAGGTCACTGGGTGTTCCACCTGTTGATCAACGATGTGATCGACAGGTTGGTCGAGTTTAAGCGGCGCATGGCTCCCGTCAGCCGGACCTGGTCCACCTCGGCGTACGTGGTGCACCAGGCGTCGCGGCGGGGTATGAAGGCGTGCCACTACTTGACCGCGTCAGTCGACCAGTCCGGGTGCCCTCCAGGTACCGGCAACCCGCTTCGCACCGTCTCGACTGAGGCATTCGGAGAGTTCCAATACCCGACTCCACCATCGGGCCGCTCGAAGGCCGACATGCTCGAGGTCCTGGACCAGGAGAAGGGCCTGGCCCTGGCCGAGACCCTCACCGAGGCCGGTGAACGCCTCGCCGCCGGCGAGAAGGTCAGCGGCCCGGCCGCCGACCGCTACCGCGCCGCGGCCGCGGAGTTCACTGACCGCTACGCCGGGACCTACCTGGGCAAACGCGAGCTGCGCGCGCTCGTCGACAACCCGCGCCTTCAGGTTTACGAAGACCCGAAGTTCTTCCTGACCTGCAATCACGATGCGTTCACCGCGCTGTGCGACCCGGACCGCGACCGGGCGCGCGACGGCGGCGGCCGCAGCACCCCGGATCACTCCCGCTGCCAGTCGGCGTGCGTGAACATCAGCCGCACCGACAGCCAGATCACGGCTCTGCAGGCCGAGGTCACGCGGATCGACGCCGCCGCCGAGGCCGGCCTCGACCCCTACCCCATCGCGGCCCGCGAACAGCAGCGCCGGGCCCACCTCAACCAGATCTAAGTGAATTCCTGCGCAGCCGAAGAGAGTGCCTGACTCCTGACGAGGTGGGCCTGCCCCAGACCGGCCGCCGCCGGACTCCGGGACTTCGCCGAGAGGAACTGGCGCTGCTGGCCGGGATGAGCGCCACCTGGTACACGTACCTGGAGCAGGGGCGAAAGATCCGCGTCTCCGAACAGGTGCTCAACGCCCTCGCCGCGGCGCTGTGGCTGGACCGCCACGAGCGCGATCATCTTCTCCAGCTTGCCGGTCACGCACCTGCGGCCGAAGCCGAGGAACGCGAGCCGCTCCCGGCCGAGGCGGGTGCCGTCCCCCTGTTGCTCCAGCCGAACCCGGCGTACATCATCGGCGGCAACTATGACGTCCTCAGCCACAGCCAGGCAGCCCACGAGTTGTTCCCGGGGCTCATCACTGAGGCGGACCGGCCCGCCAACTTCGCCCGCTGGGTGTTCCTCGAACCGATGGCCCGGGACATCCTGGTCGACTGGGAACCCGAAGCACGCGGCCTGCTCGGCCGACTTCGGACGCTAGCGGCACGCCACTCCGGCGACCCGCGGTACACCCGACTGATCGAGGACCTGAACGAGGGCAGCCCAGAGGTGCGGGACTGGTGGCCGCAGTACGAGGTGCAGGCCCGGCACAGCGGTCGCAAACGGCTACGACACCCGCAACGGGGAGCGATCGATTATGCATACACCGCTTTTCACCTGGCCGAACAGCCGGAACAGACACTGGTCATCTATACCGACAGCAGCGAACCGCCCGACGGGAGCGCAGCCGTGACCAGCGAATGAAGGAAGAGGCCGGCGGCAGTACCAGCGC carries:
- a CDS encoding protein kinase, producing the protein MVLRRRRGRTAPLVYERRTIGKRYELRSTLGRGGMGLVLLARDSTLERDVAVKLIRQDLLEDRSDAEQMVARFQREAQIGARFSCSGLARVYDAGFDETTGDAYIVMELVQGTSLTKVMKFSRRPSDQWIACLMTHLCVTVEHLHQFSIIHRDIKPDNITLGVDGKVILLDLGLARDLGPNAPRITRGNQPLGTPAYMSPEQALGTPGSVRTDVYGLGVLLHELIAGITPFVGEPVYLLYAHVHEDPPSLRELRPDVDPRLCSLASAMLTKHADGRPSVEEVLKQLAEVLPPAGFAHLEDPGFPPLIEPVRSLPPGLRVDAFSASPPRGGHETGGANGGVGERVRRADALYDAGRVLEAFAQYESVAQELGRTIDQPALHCRIRAAQCLAARGEQEAALERFQDVRDDLQPTRGDTDHVVLEIRQHVALLLLAVERLDEAARALAQLYDDMVRVYGRDAEATAPVHKALVALRQRLRNHRSS
- a CDS encoding AIPR family protein, yielding MARASGSGALAARHISAMLARKFGDLINMDDVEAVGHPQRDRAFQARALAAMAARMLTGCTFQQAAASVIDGFDDLGIDAVATSSATGELWLIQAKWSDSAAARADSESATKLLRGFRILEGRGFERFNQQLQPHVAAIEEVLASPNAGVHLVLAVMGTAESSHRLLAAINSELAEINRFGPIADLRVLSAADFHAAALSDLEDPAVELTATFSRGWFHQSLPHSAYHGVVSAQEVARWYQEQGAALFARNMRHPLGDTAVNLGLDSTLRKQPEYFSYFNNGITVLCDSVRTEFFDQRQHGAPARLVLSGASIVNGAQTTAAVYRAFREDPATVKDATVMVRIICLDDAPEGLARELTRAVNTQNEALRRDFIALDPVQTQIRDDFRLSLGKEYVVKRGALLPGPEEGCSVEEAATALACSYADSALAVLAGRGDALWEDGPHAPYTRLFGTQPSALQIWRSVQLLRTVQESLGALHSRLVGRGARIADAGRLLIAHIVFQHADLSDIDVPDADWATALSQARAVVPDVVSSLVAHIECEFGDRTLVAPLFHDAAAAARLVTDVLADLADPAWRPPALEPRDVLVGRSERKPNSVRLLVSHDRLPDGTLLMYSPTSREEQSIGDWLNADPDRFMAVWSNDVKRPLQWRADGRQYSPSGLIMHMWRESGWNEAPVAVNGAARWTLPSGQTLAELAEEIWQRESNGTAAGGTQEAARQDGASGV
- a CDS encoding helix-turn-helix transcriptional regulator, yielding MGLPQTGRRRTPGLRREELALLAGMSATWYTYLEQGRKIRVSEQVLNALAAALWLDRHERDHLLQLAGHAPAAEAEEREPLPAEAGAVPLLLQPNPAYIIGGNYDVLSHSQAAHELFPGLITEADRPANFARWVFLEPMARDILVDWEPEARGLLGRLRTLAARHSGDPRYTRLIEDLNEGSPEVRDWWPQYEVQARHSGRKRLRHPQRGAIDYAYTAFHLAEQPEQTLVIYTDSSEPPDGSAAVTSE